A stretch of DNA from Micromonospora sp. WMMD1155:
CACCGGCGAACGTCAGCCACCACCTCAAGGTCCTCGCCGCGGCGGACCTGGTCACCGAGGCCCCCGAGCTGGCCCGGGACCGGCGTGAGCGGTGGTGGCGGCTGGTCAGCAGGAGGCTGAGCTGGTCCACCGCCGACTTCGACACCGACCCGGCCGCCCAGGTGGTCGCCGACGCCGCCACCTCGCTCAACCTCGACCGGCACGTCGCCCTGGCTCGCGCCTGGCACGCCACCGACGAAGCCACCCGGGCAACCTGGGAGGACGCGCCGTTCTCCACCGACCGCTGGCTGCACCTCACGCCGGGCGAACTGGCCCAGCTGAGCCACGAACTGAACGACGTCCTCACCCGCTGGGCCGACCGGGACCTGCCCGACGACGACGCCGAACGCCGACCGGTCTTCCTGTTCGTCCACGGCGTACCGGCCCGACCGTGACGACCGCCACCCGCGAGCAGCAGTTCGGCGTCCAGCCGACCG
This window harbors:
- a CDS encoding metalloregulator ArsR/SmtB family transcription factor, whose translation is MESPDVRQITDSRALAAMAHPLRRRLMDVLKVHGPSTVGLLAERTDQAPANVSHHLKVLAAADLVTEAPELARDRRERWWRLVSRRLSWSTADFDTDPAAQVVADAATSLNLDRHVALARAWHATDEATRATWEDAPFSTDRWLHLTPGELAQLSHELNDVLTRWADRDLPDDDAERRPVFLFVHGVPARP